In the genome of Xiphophorus hellerii strain 12219 chromosome 14, Xiphophorus_hellerii-4.1, whole genome shotgun sequence, the window GCGGATGACTGTGCAGAACCTCAGAGGATAGCTTGTGAGCAACCGTGGCTTGGTGGAAAAAGGAGCGAGGTTGCCCTCTTTCCTGTTCCTCTCTCATTAGAAACGTACTGATTTATAAAACCACCTTTTGTTCTTGCTACATGTCTCTACCACCGTTGGACATCTGCAATTGAAATGGTCGCTCATTCGCTTTGCAAAATGGTTCAAGTTCCGAAAGATTGGATGGAGAAAGTCTGGAACCATCCATCTTTACGTTTtgtcactgatttatttttttagatttatgtctggactttgactgggcctaTGTCTTTAGCAGCTTTTGACATGTGTCAACACggccggtggttggggaccactgctttaagGCATTTCAAGGCCTTAATTTcagatacatgaatttaagactttgaAGGATGTGCGGAGCCCCTATGAAAACTGTGTACCATTTACTTCCACTTCACGGGTGTCCCACTTTAAGTTGGACTACCACAAAAACTCCacttaaataaattgaaattagTAGTAAGGttgaaaataagttaaaaaaaaaaaaaagtttaagtggTATAAATACCTTTGTAAGGTAATAAAGCGACAGGGTTTTTCTAAGACCTCCAGGACTCCTCTATTGATTTCTGGAATGTGAAACATGTCGGCGAAGGAGATACAACTTCAATGCTTAGGACCAAACGACGCTATACGGTGCTTTAGAAGAAATGAGTAAAGAAAGATGCGATCTCTTGTTACGTGATCATAAAATTGCATATTGAGAGTAGTTTAATGGAGAGGAGGTAATGGCAGAAATCAAAACGATAAAGTCATCTGAACAGATCCGGTTTCTAAGGCCTTTTGCGAGACGTTCTGGGAAAGCAGTCCAGTCGAAACAACTCTGACCCTTTCCCCTCTGAGAGCGAAAAACATGTACAGAGATGGATCCATCCCTTTAAGTCCTCCGCTTGCTGTTGCCGTTATGATGTTCATCGACACCAAGTTCACCGACTTTCCCCACCCGTCCAAATCCGTATTCAGTCTGAAGGAAGTACAGTTCCTCCGTTTGGACGGCCGACAGTTCAGTCCGTCATCGGCGGCTCCGCTCGGCGTCCACTCCCTTTTCACAACCTCCGTTCACCCAGATCAACAGAGGCAGCGGCGGTCGCTCTTGGTCACCTCCTCTGACGAGTGGACCACGTTGGGCACGAAGCCGCTCTTCACGCCCTCCCAGCCCTCCTGGATGGTGATGTCGCCGGACCGCACCAAGGCGAAGATCTCCCTGGTCAGCTCGGTGAAGGCGTGCTCCACGTTGATGGCGTCGCGCGCCGACGTCTCGATGTAGCGCATGCCGTACGCCCCGGCCAGCTTCTCCGCTTCTTGCCGGGTCACCTGCGACATcggaaaaaaatttttttaaaatgttctgggGAAGAATTTTTGCAAATAGTGTTTCTTCTTCCGGTaaactggggggaaaaaagccgAGACACGTGAAATGACGCGTTATCAATTGTTGATTTATGTGTTGTACTGAGCGGTGAGATTCTGCACAGGCGCGGTTAACGGTCATGTTTCTGGACATCATCTCCAGTAAGCAGCATCACTTCAGGAATTGAGATGTAAACATGGCCAATCTGCTTACGTCTCTTCTCCAGAACCACTTTAAGTGACAGAAGATAAAATaatccacaataaataaatcaaaagtaaaatagGTACAAATGTGTATTAACACTTTAGCGAGGCCTCGTAGATTGCGTCTCTGTAAATTATGggaatttaaaaagacaaaactcaTTTCTCATTGCAAACTGGAAAGAaagcttgatttatttatttattttttaaagaaaacctttacaaaaacaaaatatctccCGTCACACTTCTTTGTCTCAAGCTATCTTTAAAAGAAGCCAGTTTTGGACTATTTCCAGTTTCTTACCTGGCGCTGTGCCTCGAGGTCGCACTTGTGGCCCACCAGCAGGAAGACGATGCTGTGCGGCTGGACGTGGCTGCGCGCCTCCTCCAGCCAGTCGTGGACGTTCTGGAAGGAGCGGCGGTTGGTGATGTCGAAGAGGAGGAGCCCGCCCACAGAGTTACGGTAATAAGCTCTGGTGATGGACCTACGCAGCAGAAAGAAACGGATGCTTTCACTGCGTTTGATTTTTGGCATGTAGGACTGACTTTTTGGGTTTATTGGTTTTGTGCCTCAGTACTTTTATTGAATTCTCACTCTGTCATAACTTTAGTAAaggaaagtttttttaaaattccatgTTTCGTCGGTGTCATTGTATGTACTTAAACAAAATAGTGTATTTTACACACAGTCAGACATTTCGGAGGTTTTCCTGTCGTTTCCTTCAATAATTCTTGGCGCGGCGCCAACGcaggcga includes:
- the rab39bb gene encoding RAB39B, member RAS oncogene family b, whose amino-acid sequence is MEAIWLYQFRLIVIGDSTVGKSCLIRRFTEGRFAQVSDPTVGVDFFSRLVEIEPGKRIKLQIWDTAGQERFRSITRAYYRNSVGGLLLFDITNRRSFQNVHDWLEEARSHVQPHSIVFLLVGHKCDLEAQRQVTRQEAEKLAGAYGMRYIETSARDAINVEHAFTELTREIFALVRSGDITIQEGWEGVKSGFVPNVVHSSEEVTKSDRRCLC